In a single window of the Candidatus Zixiibacteriota bacterium genome:
- a CDS encoding serine hydroxymethyltransferase, which translates to MSYLKETDPQIYEAIVGETNRQFDKLELIASENFTSRAVMEACGGVMTNKYAEGYPGKRYYGGCEFVDVAEDLARDRLKELFGAEHANVQPHSGSQANMAVYFTMLNPGDKVMGLDLSCGGHLTHGHPINFSGKLYEFHGYQVDRDTEVIDYDELIKTAEKVQPKMIVAGASAYPRALDFEKIREACDACGAIMMVDIAHIAGLIAAGYHPSPIGLADFVTSTTHKTLRGPRGGVVMCKEQYAADLDRTVMPGIQGGPLMHIIAGKAVAFKEAMTNEFKAYQKRVIDNASTLAYALAENGHKLVAGGTDTHLMLLSFVDVPKVTGKKVEKALDKAGITVNKNTVPFDPEKPFVTSGIRIGTPAVTTRGMGPEEMKIIAEYIDRGIRRRLKDEILAEIALDVAALCAKFPLNYDVD; encoded by the coding sequence ATGTCATATCTCAAAGAAACCGATCCGCAGATATACGAAGCCATCGTCGGCGAAACCAATCGTCAGTTTGACAAGCTCGAACTGATTGCCTCGGAGAATTTCACTTCGCGGGCGGTGATGGAAGCCTGTGGTGGAGTTATGACAAACAAATACGCCGAAGGTTATCCAGGTAAACGCTACTATGGCGGTTGTGAGTTTGTCGATGTTGCCGAGGACCTGGCGCGTGATCGCCTTAAAGAACTCTTTGGAGCCGAACACGCCAATGTCCAGCCGCACTCCGGTTCGCAAGCCAACATGGCGGTCTATTTTACTATGCTCAATCCGGGTGACAAAGTAATGGGATTGGACCTCTCCTGTGGTGGGCATTTGACGCACGGACACCCGATCAATTTCTCAGGGAAACTCTATGAATTCCACGGCTACCAGGTTGATCGCGATACGGAAGTTATCGACTACGACGAACTTATCAAGACAGCCGAAAAAGTACAGCCAAAGATGATCGTGGCGGGTGCTTCTGCGTACCCCCGCGCTCTTGATTTTGAGAAGATCCGCGAAGCCTGTGATGCCTGTGGGGCAATCATGATGGTTGACATCGCCCACATTGCCGGTCTGATCGCCGCCGGGTATCATCCTTCGCCGATTGGTCTGGCCGATTTTGTTACCTCCACCACGCACAAGACCTTGCGTGGTCCGCGCGGTGGAGTAGTGATGTGCAAGGAACAATATGCCGCCGATCTTGATCGAACCGTCATGCCCGGTATTCAGGGTGGTCCATTGATGCACATCATTGCTGGTAAAGCAGTGGCATTCAAGGAAGCCATGACCAACGAGTTCAAGGCATATCAGAAACGTGTCATTGATAACGCATCGACCCTGGCATACGCGCTGGCCGAAAATGGACACAAACTTGTGGCTGGCGGGACCGATACGCATTTGATGTTGTTGTCGTTTGTCGATGTACCCAAGGTGACCGGCAAGAAAGTGGAGAAGGCACTCGACAAAGCCGGCATCACGGTCAATAAGAACACTGTCCCGTTTGACCCGGAGAAGCCGTTTGTGACTTCCGGTATCCGCATTGGCACCCCGGCTGTTACTACCCGCGGAATGGGTCCGGAAGAGATGAAAATTATTGCCGAGTATATTGATCGCGGAATCAGAAGACGGCTCAAAGATGAAATCTTGGCTGAGATTGCCTTGGATGTTGCAGCTTTATGTGCGAAGTTTCCGTTGAATTATGATGTCGATTGA
- a CDS encoding MTH1187 family thiamine-binding protein, with protein sequence MFPTSKGKASVSEDVSKVIDIIDRSGLSYKLTAMSTIIEGEWTRVMEVLNKARKVLRRRGHERIYISITIDDRKNARGRLTGKIAAVEKRLGREVRK encoded by the coding sequence ATGTTTCCGACCAGTAAGGGGAAAGCGTCGGTTTCGGAGGACGTCTCCAAAGTGATAGACATCATCGACCGCAGTGGACTGTCATACAAACTGACAGCTATGTCTACGATTATCGAAGGGGAATGGACACGCGTGATGGAAGTGCTCAACAAGGCGCGGAAGGTGCTGCGCCGTCGCGGACACGAACGTATCTATATCAGCATTACTATCGACGACCGTAAAAATGCTCGTGGCCGACTAACGGGTAAAATAGCCGCAGTTGAAAAAAGGCTCGGACGGGAGGTGAGGAAATGA
- a CDS encoding divalent-cation tolerance protein CutA, with the protein MEDIRVVFISLPRDEVKRIARGLVENRLAACVNIIPRIESYYRWDDKVEYDEEALLFVKTTSDKFEALRAWVVDNHPYDLPEIIAVPLSEGHSDYLAWIKMEMAP; encoded by the coding sequence ATTGAGGATATTCGCGTTGTGTTTATCTCTTTACCTCGTGACGAGGTGAAGCGGATTGCGCGGGGGCTTGTCGAGAACCGCCTCGCCGCCTGTGTCAATATCATTCCCCGGATCGAATCTTATTACCGATGGGACGATAAGGTCGAGTATGACGAAGAGGCATTACTTTTTGTCAAGACGACTAGCGATAAATTTGAGGCACTTCGTGCCTGGGTGGTGGATAATCATCCTTATGATCTGCCGGAGATAATTGCGGTGCCACTATCCGAAGGCCACTCCGACTACCTCGCCTGGATCAAGATGGAGATGGCGCCATAG
- the nrdR gene encoding transcriptional regulator NrdR, whose protein sequence is MKCPQCGHEEDKVVDSRPSQDGSAVRRRRECLECKHRFTTYEYVEHRQVTLLKSDGRREPFDRSKIEQGIKLACNKLPVSREEIKSMVDEIEAEVSKLGRNEVSSQDVGEMVMARLRQVDDIAYVRFASVYRKFQDTAEFLEEVKKLLDK, encoded by the coding sequence ATGAAATGCCCGCAGTGTGGACATGAGGAAGATAAGGTCGTCGATAGTCGGCCTTCACAAGACGGCAGCGCCGTTCGACGGCGGCGTGAATGTCTTGAATGCAAACATCGATTTACCACCTACGAATATGTCGAACACCGCCAGGTGACACTGCTAAAATCCGATGGTCGGCGTGAACCGTTCGATCGCAGTAAGATCGAACAGGGTATCAAACTGGCCTGCAACAAACTCCCTGTCTCGCGCGAAGAGATCAAGTCGATGGTGGACGAAATCGAGGCGGAGGTCAGCAAGCTTGGCCGCAACGAGGTCAGCAGCCAGGATGTCGGTGAGATGGTCATGGCTCGCCTGCGACAGGTGGATGACATTGCCTATGTACGGTTTGCATCGGTCTATCGCAAGTTCCAGGATACCGCTGAGTTTCTCGAAGAAGTCAAGAAGCTGTTGGATAAATAG
- a CDS encoding response regulator, which translates to MLTQPLLIVHIEDNDSHAQLVSDVATQATMPCRVIRFVDAESGLDYLQGDLQSFHRDQHPYPNLILLELDLPGMSGLTFLRHVRAHERTKGIPIVVLTKSANEHEITAAYRYGANSYVVKPADRDDFLIKLTELSMYWHMTSEIPHPAQSAVVV; encoded by the coding sequence ATGTTGACGCAACCGTTGCTGATTGTACATATTGAAGACAATGACAGCCACGCTCAATTAGTATCGGATGTGGCCACCCAAGCAACCATGCCCTGCCGGGTGATACGTTTTGTTGATGCCGAATCCGGACTTGACTACCTGCAAGGGGACCTTCAGTCCTTCCACCGTGATCAGCATCCATATCCGAACTTGATTCTGTTGGAGCTTGATTTACCAGGCATGAGTGGTCTGACTTTTCTCCGTCATGTCCGTGCCCATGAGAGAACAAAGGGAATCCCGATTGTCGTCCTGACCAAATCCGCCAATGAGCATGAAATCACGGCCGCCTATCGTTATGGCGCCAACAGCTATGTTGTTAAACCAGCCGACCGGGACGATTTTCTTATAAAGCTCACAGAACTGAGTATGTACTGGCACATGACTTCGGAAATTCCCCACCCGGCTCAATCGGCGGTTGTCGTTTAG
- a CDS encoding prolyl oligopeptidase family serine peptidase translates to MSNPSNLPIGRLLTVVSILLLVMALSGVAQEPEQKYMMPPQSIANVIDAPFTPRSSFSPNSDWMLLLKYPGLPTIETVSQPELRLAGLRINPRTNGPSRGWYYNEIIIKDMSDGSERSLSGLPENAHLTNVDWSPNGRLIAFSQTTSDGIELWVADIEVGTASRLGDFYLNDAYGSPFEWLSDNMTIVARTIPSDRGEALNEPMVPVGPVIQENLGRKAPARTYQDLLTNAYDEAVFDYYATSQVVKVTLEEEITSLGNPGVIGDVVPSPDAKYLLVETLHRPYSYTVPFYRFPVRTEVWNLNGEVIYEVADLPLADNIPVPFGSTRTGRRSIGWRADVDASLYWTEALDGGDAGVEAEERDRVSMLKAPFDGEPIELITLSIRFEDVSWCNKNLAIVSGWWWKTRQIQAWHVYPGSSKKEPRLLVDRSWEDRYGDPGTPLMRRTDRGTYVLLTPDKGKTLFMRGDGASPEGDRPFLDEFDLKSLEHKRLFHSQEPYYERPVRLIDPKKRLLLTRRESVTEPPNYFMRDLKKDGLRQITSFPHPTPQLKDVQKEMIRYERTDGVQLTATLYLPDGYKVEDGPLPMLMWAYPQEYKSADAAGQVTDSPYRFIRMGWYSPLLFLAHGYAVLDDPTMPIVGEGDEEPNDTYIDQLVASAQAAVDEVVRRGVGDPERLAIGGHSYGAFMAANLLAHSDLFKLGIARSGAYNRSLTPFGFQSEERTFWESPEVYFAMSPFMHADKVNEPILLIHGEADNNSGTYPLQSKRFYAALKGQGATARLVMLPHESHGYRARESVMHVLYEMADWLDTYVKNASTGE, encoded by the coding sequence ATGAGTAATCCCTCAAATCTTCCAATTGGCCGTTTGCTGACAGTCGTATCGATATTGTTGTTAGTGATGGCCCTAAGCGGCGTTGCCCAGGAACCGGAGCAGAAGTACATGATGCCTCCGCAGTCGATAGCGAACGTTATTGATGCACCGTTTACGCCTCGGTCTTCGTTTAGTCCTAATAGTGACTGGATGTTACTGCTAAAATACCCGGGGTTGCCAACGATCGAAACCGTCTCGCAACCGGAGCTGCGTCTGGCCGGGCTGCGGATCAACCCCCGCACTAATGGCCCGAGTCGCGGTTGGTACTACAATGAAATCATCATCAAGGACATGTCAGATGGTTCTGAGCGCAGCCTCTCCGGCCTGCCAGAGAATGCGCACCTGACCAACGTTGACTGGTCCCCCAATGGGCGACTCATTGCTTTTTCGCAAACCACTTCTGACGGAATTGAGCTTTGGGTGGCTGATATTGAAGTAGGCACGGCGTCGAGGCTTGGTGATTTTTATCTCAATGATGCCTATGGCAGTCCGTTTGAGTGGCTTTCGGACAACATGACGATAGTAGCCCGCACAATTCCTTCCGACCGAGGTGAAGCCCTTAACGAACCGATGGTTCCTGTCGGTCCGGTAATCCAGGAGAATCTGGGTCGCAAAGCCCCGGCTCGTACATATCAGGATTTGCTCACTAATGCCTATGACGAGGCAGTGTTTGATTACTATGCCACCAGTCAGGTGGTGAAGGTGACGCTCGAAGAAGAGATCACCTCTCTGGGAAATCCTGGTGTCATAGGCGATGTTGTGCCGTCGCCGGATGCTAAGTATCTGTTGGTAGAGACTCTTCATCGTCCATATTCATATACTGTGCCGTTCTATCGTTTTCCCGTCCGAACGGAAGTCTGGAATCTTAACGGTGAAGTTATTTACGAAGTTGCCGATCTGCCTCTGGCAGATAATATCCCCGTACCGTTTGGATCGACCCGTACCGGACGCCGGTCAATCGGATGGCGCGCCGATGTCGATGCCTCACTCTATTGGACGGAAGCTCTTGATGGCGGCGATGCCGGCGTTGAGGCCGAGGAACGTGATCGGGTGTCGATGCTGAAGGCTCCGTTTGATGGCGAGCCAATAGAGTTGATTACGCTTAGTATCAGATTTGAAGACGTGTCATGGTGCAATAAGAACCTGGCTATTGTCTCCGGGTGGTGGTGGAAGACACGACAGATTCAAGCCTGGCACGTATACCCCGGCTCCTCGAAAAAGGAACCGCGGCTATTGGTCGACAGGTCCTGGGAAGATCGCTATGGCGATCCAGGTACGCCGCTAATGCGTCGCACCGACAGAGGTACTTATGTCCTGCTTACGCCTGACAAAGGCAAAACACTGTTCATGAGAGGTGACGGGGCTTCTCCCGAAGGAGATCGTCCATTCCTCGATGAATTTGATCTGAAATCACTTGAGCACAAACGGCTGTTCCATTCCCAGGAACCCTACTATGAACGCCCCGTGCGGTTGATTGACCCCAAGAAGCGTCTCCTTCTGACTCGTCGGGAGTCGGTGACCGAGCCGCCGAACTACTTCATGCGTGACCTCAAAAAGGACGGTCTGCGACAGATTACGTCTTTCCCGCACCCCACGCCGCAGTTGAAAGATGTACAGAAGGAAATGATTCGCTACGAACGTACCGACGGAGTACAATTGACAGCGACGCTGTATTTGCCGGACGGGTACAAGGTCGAGGATGGTCCACTTCCGATGTTGATGTGGGCTTATCCGCAGGAATACAAGAGCGCTGATGCCGCCGGGCAAGTGACGGACTCGCCGTATCGGTTCATACGTATGGGCTGGTACTCGCCGCTTCTATTCCTGGCACACGGCTATGCTGTTCTTGATGATCCCACAATGCCCATCGTCGGTGAAGGGGACGAAGAACCCAACGATACTTATATCGATCAACTGGTGGCCAGCGCTCAAGCGGCTGTCGACGAAGTTGTTCGGCGCGGTGTAGGTGATCCCGAACGGTTGGCTATTGGTGGGCATTCATACGGAGCGTTTATGGCAGCCAATCTATTGGCGCATTCAGACCTGTTCAAACTTGGTATCGCCCGTAGCGGAGCTTACAACCGAAGCCTGACACCGTTTGGATTTCAGTCCGAAGAACGGACATTCTGGGAATCACCCGAAGTATACTTTGCCATGTCGCCATTCATGCATGCCGATAAAGTGAACGAACCAATTCTGCTCATACACGGTGAGGCCGACAATAACAGCGGAACGTACCCGCTTCAGAGCAAACGATTCTATGCCGCTCTCAAGGGTCAAGGTGCGACCGCACGGTTGGTGATGCTGCCGCACGAAAGTCACGGCTACCGGGCGCGGGAATCGGTCATGCATGTCCTGTATGAGATGGCTGACTGGCTTGACACATATGTGAAGAATGCATCCACTGGAGAATAA
- a CDS encoding DUF4153 domain-containing protein: MDFLERFPSYDLVAKSAIRAAARFPMTLVSAFVGCVATIVLIEQGNNATGDTFVKLMIVASMGLPLFTALTTFAEKQRLRLASRFLIEGLAVVLLTVYYFSMPEFMRDDEVHLIRAVLLNIGFHFLVAFAPFLGRQQVQGFWQYNKTLFLRVLTSALYSGVLYVGLAIALAAADHLFGADVKPDRYGELMIIIAAIFNTWFFLTGIPEDLDALNHREDYPKGIKVFTQFILLPLVALYFLILISYEAKIIITWNWPRGWVSQLVLWYSVVGMLSLLLLHPLKEKVGNKWMRSFSKWFFRGLIPLVVMLFLAITVRIQDYGITENRYFVLGMAIGLTVVVLYFVFRKAGDIRIVPIVLCLMSLLSTYGPWSAFSVSKASQQGRLETYLTQNGMLINGTLQAAPDEISTEDAREMSSIVKYLNDWHGVRSFSAWLSDSVVADLDSANVTGGTKAITLELGFEYVSPYRHVPDSGRFRFYSQNRSVIDITGYDHLLQLLRRGLDDWAELGVVAGDSCFWLIEDSTSVVKVRFGSQPDYYSYVQLDLHEPITKLIDSLGHGSVPIDELAFDFSEGEWAVRIVFTALSGDVRDDGVGVTRADGYLLVRDREEDK; this comes from the coding sequence ATGGATTTTCTAGAAAGATTCCCTTCATACGATCTTGTTGCCAAAAGTGCCATCCGAGCGGCTGCCCGTTTCCCCATGACATTGGTTAGTGCCTTTGTTGGATGTGTGGCGACCATCGTCCTCATCGAACAGGGCAACAATGCGACGGGCGATACATTCGTCAAGCTGATGATCGTTGCCAGCATGGGCTTACCCCTGTTTACCGCCCTGACCACCTTTGCGGAAAAACAACGCCTACGCCTCGCATCCAGATTCCTGATCGAGGGGCTGGCAGTTGTGCTGCTCACTGTTTACTACTTCTCTATGCCCGAATTTATGCGCGACGATGAGGTGCATCTGATTCGCGCCGTGTTGTTGAATATAGGCTTTCATTTCCTGGTGGCCTTCGCGCCGTTTTTGGGCAGGCAACAGGTTCAGGGATTCTGGCAATACAACAAGACATTGTTCTTGCGAGTCCTCACCTCAGCCCTGTACTCCGGTGTTTTGTACGTGGGCCTTGCAATAGCCCTGGCCGCAGCCGATCACCTGTTTGGTGCTGACGTCAAGCCGGACCGCTACGGGGAACTCATGATAATCATTGCGGCCATCTTCAACACCTGGTTCTTCCTGACCGGAATTCCGGAGGACCTGGACGCTCTGAATCATAGAGAGGACTACCCGAAAGGCATCAAGGTCTTCACACAGTTTATTCTGCTACCACTGGTGGCTCTATATTTTCTGATTTTGATATCCTACGAAGCGAAAATCATCATCACCTGGAACTGGCCTCGGGGCTGGGTGTCGCAGTTGGTGCTATGGTACTCGGTCGTGGGAATGCTCTCGCTATTGCTGCTGCACCCCCTAAAGGAAAAGGTTGGCAACAAGTGGATGCGGTCCTTCTCAAAGTGGTTCTTCCGGGGCTTGATTCCTCTGGTGGTGATGCTCTTCCTGGCCATTACCGTGAGAATACAGGACTACGGCATCACGGAAAACCGGTATTTTGTCCTGGGCATGGCGATCGGCTTAACTGTAGTGGTGCTCTATTTCGTGTTCAGAAAAGCCGGGGATATCAGGATAGTCCCGATCGTTCTCTGTCTCATGTCGTTGCTGTCGACGTACGGGCCATGGAGCGCTTTTTCGGTCTCGAAGGCCAGCCAGCAAGGACGGCTCGAAACCTACCTGACACAGAATGGAATGCTGATTAACGGAACGTTACAGGCGGCTCCGGATGAAATAAGCACCGAAGATGCGCGAGAGATGAGTAGTATTGTGAAGTACTTGAATGACTGGCATGGCGTGCGATCATTCTCCGCTTGGCTTTCAGATAGCGTCGTGGCCGATCTGGATTCCGCTAACGTCACTGGCGGCACCAAGGCTATCACTCTTGAGCTCGGTTTCGAGTACGTTTCGCCATACCGGCATGTGCCGGACTCGGGCAGATTCCGTTTCTATAGCCAGAACAGAAGCGTGATAGATATTACCGGTTACGACCACCTGCTTCAACTTCTTCGACGCGGACTTGATGATTGGGCCGAGCTGGGTGTAGTTGCCGGTGACTCTTGTTTTTGGCTGATTGAGGATAGCACATCGGTTGTCAAGGTTCGTTTTGGAAGTCAGCCTGACTACTATTCATACGTCCAACTGGACCTGCACGAGCCAATCACAAAGCTGATCGATTCCCTTGGTCACGGAAGTGTCCCTATTGATGAGTTGGCTTTTGATTTCTCGGAAGGCGAATGGGCTGTTCGGATCGTTTTCACTGCTTTGTCCGGCGATGTACGCGACGATGGAGTGGGTGTAACCCGGGCTGACGGGTATCTGCTTGTTCGGGATCGCGAAGAGGACAAGTAG
- a CDS encoding thrombospondin type 3 repeat-containing protein, which produces MGTTDGGWRYCGWNIDDLIIYSFQCDEGSDADSDGIENGLDNCPYTYNPDQADGDSDGVGDACDNCPTTPNADQADGDSDGIGDVCDNCPTTPIADQADGDSDGVGDVCDNCLTTPNADQADSDSDSIGDVCDNCPTTPNADQADGDSDGIGNVCDNCPTTPNADQADGDSDGIGDVCDNCPTTPNTDQADGDTDGIGDVCDVCPTDPDNDVDSDGICGNLDNCPTISNPDQEDANSDGVGDACCCLNRGNVDGINGDGEPVDIADLTYLVAYLFSGGLLPPCLEEGNVDGIQIPPGGPIDIADLTYLVAFLFTGGQTPPDCPY; this is translated from the coding sequence ATGGGCACTACCGACGGTGGCTGGCGTTATTGCGGATGGAACATCGACGATCTGATTATCTATAGCTTCCAATGTGACGAAGGGTCGGATGCTGACAGTGATGGTATCGAAAATGGCTTAGACAATTGTCCCTATACTTATAATCCGGATCAAGCCGATGGCGACAGTGACGGCGTAGGTGATGCATGTGATAACTGCCCGACCACACCTAATGCCGATCAAGCCGATGGTGACAGTGACGGCATTGGCGACGTCTGCGACAACTGCCCGACTACTCCAATTGCCGATCAAGCCGATGGTGACAGTGACGGCGTAGGCGATGTTTGCGACAACTGCCTAACCACACCTAATGCCGATCAAGCCGATAGTGACAGTGACAGCATAGGTGATGTTTGCGACAATTGCCCGACCACACCTAATGCTGATCAAGCCGATGGCGACAGTGACGGCATAGGCAATGTTTGCGACAATTGCCCGACCACACCTAATGCTGATCAAGCCGATGGCGACAGTGACGGCATAGGCGATGTTTGCGACAACTGCCCGACCACTCCTAATACCGATCAGGCCGATGGTGATACGGACGGCATTGGCGATGTTTGCGACGTCTGCCCAACCGATCCCGACAATGATGTCGATTCCGATGGCATCTGCGGTAACTTAGACAATTGTCCCACCATATCGAATCCCGACCAGGAAGATGCCAACAGTGACGGTGTGGGCGACGCATGTTGCTGCCTTAATCGAGGCAATGTTGATGGCATCAACGGTGACGGCGAACCGGTCGACATAGCCGATCTGACCTACCTTGTGGCCTATCTATTCAGTGGCGGATTGCTTCCACCCTGCCTGGAGGAGGGCAATGTCGACGGAATACAAATTCCTCCGGGAGGCCCGATTGATATTGCGGACTTGACATATCTTGTTGCATTCCTCTTTACTGGTGGCCAAACCCCTCCGGACTGTCCCTATTAA
- a CDS encoding CBS domain-containing protein, whose product MRVKTLLKRNQRDIVTALPSTTVDEAMDMLISNNIGCLPVMGHNGKLAGMISDKDIFRMVHSSKGDYHNVKIGDIMSTDLIVGVPDDDLAYIASMMDKNWIRHIPIVEGDDMIGLVSQRDIIKTRSSRHERENRYLKMYMEGLHKRDQSGDV is encoded by the coding sequence ATGCGTGTAAAAACGTTACTGAAAAGAAACCAGAGGGATATCGTCACAGCGTTACCTTCGACAACGGTTGATGAAGCAATGGATATGCTCATCAGCAACAACATCGGATGTCTACCGGTCATGGGTCATAACGGCAAACTGGCGGGCATGATTAGTGACAAGGACATCTTCAGAATGGTACACAGTTCAAAGGGTGACTATCATAATGTCAAGATTGGCGATATCATGTCAACTGACTTGATAGTTGGTGTACCGGACGATGATCTGGCCTATATTGCCAGTATGATGGACAAGAACTGGATACGGCATATACCGATTGTTGAAGGCGATGATATGATTGGACTGGTCTCCCAGCGCGACATCATCAAGACCAGGTCAAGCCGCCACGAACGGGAAAACCGTTATCTGAAAATGTACATGGAAGGGCTTCACAAACGCGATCAGTCCGGCGATGTGTAG
- a CDS encoding CGGC domain-containing protein → MSKIAILYCKRIKDQSCIACAKCYKGMAERNGAFAEYDEIDLVAMTDCGDCPGLTVPKVKLLSELANSLDRSIKTIHFGTCMKLAMETADCPIDFDNLKVILENKFGIRVVLGTHAY, encoded by the coding sequence ATGTCAAAGATAGCAATCCTCTATTGCAAACGGATCAAAGACCAATCGTGCATTGCCTGTGCCAAATGCTACAAGGGAATGGCAGAAAGGAACGGCGCCTTCGCCGAATATGACGAGATCGATCTGGTGGCCATGACCGACTGTGGCGATTGTCCGGGACTCACTGTTCCAAAAGTCAAGCTTCTGAGCGAACTCGCAAATAGTCTCGATCGGTCAATCAAAACAATACACTTTGGCACTTGCATGAAACTGGCCATGGAAACTGCTGATTGCCCGATTGACTTTGACAATCTCAAGGTAATCCTGGAGAATAAATTCGGTATCCGGGTTGTACTGGGTACGCACGCTTACTAA